One window of Bacillus sp. THAF10 genomic DNA carries:
- a CDS encoding ATP synthase subunit I produces MPESTEQFMRHMKYFLFFLAFFVLGWGFTSHQEWFAGLILGTVISGYNHWLLHKKVKRFTDAVAGGGKAVTLGSLSRMAAAVLGVVIATRFPEHLNLYGVIIGIMTSYIVIIIDSFVTLFKAVGKRGE; encoded by the coding sequence ATGCCCGAATCAACAGAACAGTTTATGAGGCATATGAAGTATTTCTTATTTTTTCTTGCCTTTTTTGTACTAGGATGGGGGTTTACCTCACATCAAGAATGGTTCGCAGGGTTGATCCTGGGGACGGTGATAAGCGGATACAATCATTGGTTACTGCATAAGAAAGTGAAAAGATTCACGGACGCAGTGGCGGGTGGAGGAAAAGCTGTCACACTAGGCTCACTATCAAGAATGGCCGCAGCAGTACTAGGTGTGGTCATCGCTACGAGATTTCCAGAACATCTAAATCTCTACGGCGTCATCATTGGGATTATGACATCCTATATTGTCATTATCATAGATTCATTTGTAACACTCTTTAAAGCAGTGGGGAAGAGAGGTGAGTAG
- the atpD gene encoding F0F1 ATP synthase subunit beta, translated as MNGRVTQIMGPVVDVKFDNGHLPEIYNALHINHKARSANEVDVTLTLEVALHLGDNTVRTIAMASTDGVVRGMEVADAGKPISVPVGDITLGRVFNVLGENIDLDAPIEAGARRDPIHRQAPTFEQLSTDVEILETGIKVVDLLAPYIKGGKIGLFGGAGVGKTVLIQELINNIAQEHGGISVFAGVGERTREGNDLYHEMTDSGVIKKTAMVFGQMNEPPGARMRVALTGLTMAEFFRDDQGQDVLFFMDNIFRFTQAGSEVSALLGRMPSAVGYQPTLATEMGQLQERITSTSVGSVTSIQAIYVPADDYTDPAPATTFAHLDATTNLERKLSEMGIYPAVDPLASTSRALAPEVVGDDHYAVAREVQSTLQRYKELQDIIAILGMDELTDEDKLTVHRARRIQFFLSQNFHVAEQFTGQKGSYVPVQETVKGFREILDGKYDHLPEDAFRLVGRIEEVVEKAKQMGVEV; from the coding sequence ATGAACGGTCGCGTTACTCAAATCATGGGTCCTGTTGTTGACGTAAAATTCGACAATGGACATCTTCCTGAAATCTATAACGCTCTTCATATTAACCATAAAGCACGTAGCGCTAACGAAGTTGATGTTACACTTACGCTTGAAGTTGCTCTTCACTTAGGTGACAACACAGTTCGTACTATCGCTATGGCGTCTACTGACGGTGTCGTTCGTGGCATGGAAGTAGCAGATGCTGGTAAACCAATCTCTGTACCAGTAGGTGACATCACACTTGGTCGTGTATTCAACGTACTAGGAGAAAACATTGACCTTGATGCACCAATCGAAGCAGGCGCTCGTCGTGATCCAATTCACCGACAAGCTCCAACATTCGAACAGCTTTCAACAGACGTTGAAATTCTTGAAACAGGTATCAAAGTAGTAGACTTACTTGCTCCCTACATCAAGGGTGGTAAGATCGGTCTATTCGGTGGTGCCGGTGTAGGTAAAACGGTACTTATCCAAGAGCTTATCAACAACATCGCACAAGAGCACGGTGGTATCTCCGTATTCGCAGGTGTTGGTGAGCGTACTCGTGAAGGAAATGACCTTTACCACGAGATGACAGACTCTGGCGTTATCAAGAAAACTGCCATGGTATTCGGACAAATGAACGAGCCACCTGGAGCACGTATGCGTGTTGCGCTTACTGGACTTACAATGGCTGAATTCTTCCGTGATGACCAAGGTCAGGACGTTCTGTTCTTCATGGACAACATCTTCCGTTTCACACAAGCAGGTTCTGAGGTATCCGCACTTCTAGGTCGTATGCCATCTGCCGTTGGTTACCAACCAACACTTGCTACTGAGATGGGTCAACTTCAAGAGCGTATCACGTCTACATCTGTAGGTTCTGTAACATCGATCCAAGCGATCTATGTACCTGCCGATGACTACACGGATCCAGCTCCTGCAACAACATTCGCTCACTTGGATGCAACAACAAACCTTGAGCGTAAGCTTTCTGAGATGGGTATCTACCCTGCGGTGGATCCACTAGCTTCCACTTCCCGTGCACTTGCACCTGAAGTAGTTGGTGATGATCACTACGCAGTAGCTCGTGAAGTACAGTCTACTTTACAACGCTACAAAGAACTACAAGATATCATTGCTATCTTAGGTATGGATGAGTTAACGGATGAGGACAAGTTAACAGTTCACCGTGCTCGTCGTATCCAGTTCTTCTTATCTCAAAACTTCCACGTTGCCGAGCAGTTCACTGGACAAAAAGGTTCTTACGTTCCTGTTCAAGAAACTGTTAAAGGATTCCGTGAAATCCTTGACGGCAAATACGACCACCTTCCTGAGGATGCATTCCGTCTAGTTGGACGCATCGAAGAAGTAGTCGAAAAAGCGAAGCAAATGGGTGTAGAAGTTTAA
- a CDS encoding AtpZ/AtpI family protein codes for MEDKRRPFQAMALMSGILSYLVGPTLVGLFAGRWLDGKVGTEPLFLIIGLLLGLATGVVGVLYLVQKFFSGES; via the coding sequence ATGGAAGATAAACGCCGCCCATTCCAAGCAATGGCTTTAATGTCCGGAATCCTTTCTTACTTAGTTGGTCCCACCTTAGTTGGATTATTTGCAGGGAGATGGCTGGATGGCAAGGTTGGCACGGAACCATTGTTTCTAATCATTGGACTTCTTTTAGGACTAGCCACTGGGGTAGTTGGTGTATTATACCTGGTCCAAAAATTCTTCTCAGGAGAGTCATAA
- a CDS encoding F0F1 ATP synthase subunit delta, translating to MSKNGVAKRYALALFELAKEHNLYEQFDAELAEVKKVFLNNTELEVILSNPKIRKDSKKQIVREAFASASPFIVNTLQLLIDRHRQGIVIDMIDEYKTLSNDALNVADAKVYSVRPLSAEEQATLSAVFAAKVGKASLNISNIVDSSLIGGVKIRIGNRIFDGSVSGKLERLGRQLTTNR from the coding sequence ATGAGCAAAAACGGAGTAGCAAAGCGTTATGCCCTCGCTCTTTTCGAACTAGCTAAAGAGCATAATTTATACGAGCAATTTGATGCAGAGCTAGCGGAAGTGAAAAAGGTATTCTTAAATAACACCGAGCTTGAAGTTATTCTAAGCAACCCGAAAATCCGCAAAGACTCCAAAAAGCAAATCGTTCGTGAAGCATTTGCTTCTGCATCACCATTTATCGTGAACACGTTACAGCTTTTAATCGATCGTCATCGTCAAGGAATCGTAATCGATATGATTGACGAGTATAAAACTCTTTCCAACGACGCATTAAATGTAGCAGATGCGAAAGTGTACTCTGTTCGACCTCTTTCTGCGGAAGAACAAGCAACACTGTCTGCTGTGTTTGCAGCGAAGGTTGGTAAAGCTTCTTTAAACATTAGTAATATTGTCGACTCCTCTTTAATCGGCGGTGTGAAGATTCGCATCGGCAACCGTATTTTTGATGGAAGTGTTAGTGGAAAATTAGAGCGTCTTGGACGTCAACTTACAACGAATAGATAG
- the atpA gene encoding F0F1 ATP synthase subunit alpha, whose protein sequence is MSIKAEEISALIKKQIENYQSEIEVSDVGTVIQVGDGIARAHGLDNVMAGELVEFSNGVMGLAQNLEENNVGIVILGPYTEIREGDAVRRTGRIMEVPVGEALIGRVVNALGQPVDGLGPIETAKTRPIEAQAPGVMDRKSVHEPLQTGIKAIDALVPIGRGQRELIIGDRQTGKTSVAIDTILNQKDQDMVCIYVAIGQKESTVRGVVETLRKHGALDYTIVVTASASAPAPMLFLAPYTGVTMGEEFMYDGKHVLVIYDDLTKQAAAYRELSLLLKRPPGREAYPGDVFYLHSRLLERAAKLSDAKGAGSLTALPFIETQAGDVSAYIPTNVISITDGQIFLQSDLFFSGVRPAINAGLSVSRVGGSAQIKAMKKVSGTLRLDLASYRELEAFAQFGSDLDKATQAKLNRGARTVEVLKQGLNKPLKVEKQVAILYALTKGFIDDVPVQDVTRFEDEMLTWLEHNRKELLEEIRTTKGLPSDEAMAEAINAFKKTFVATEK, encoded by the coding sequence ATGAGCATCAAAGCTGAAGAAATTAGCGCACTGATAAAAAAGCAAATCGAAAATTATCAGTCTGAAATCGAAGTTAGCGATGTTGGTACTGTTATCCAAGTTGGGGATGGTATCGCTCGTGCTCATGGTCTCGACAACGTCATGGCTGGAGAGCTTGTTGAATTTTCTAACGGTGTTATGGGTCTTGCCCAAAACCTTGAGGAAAACAACGTCGGTATCGTAATCTTAGGACCGTATACTGAAATCCGCGAAGGCGATGCAGTTCGTCGTACAGGCCGTATCATGGAGGTTCCGGTAGGTGAAGCACTTATCGGCCGTGTAGTAAACGCATTAGGACAACCAGTTGATGGTTTAGGTCCAATCGAAACAGCAAAAACTCGTCCAATCGAAGCACAAGCTCCTGGAGTTATGGATCGTAAATCTGTTCATGAGCCACTTCAAACAGGTATCAAAGCTATTGACGCACTTGTACCAATCGGACGTGGTCAGCGTGAGTTAATCATCGGTGACCGTCAAACAGGTAAAACATCTGTTGCAATTGACACGATTCTTAACCAAAAAGACCAAGACATGGTATGTATTTACGTAGCGATTGGTCAAAAAGAATCTACAGTACGTGGAGTAGTAGAAACTCTTCGTAAGCACGGTGCACTTGATTACACAATCGTTGTAACAGCATCTGCATCTGCACCAGCTCCAATGCTATTCTTAGCACCTTACACAGGAGTTACAATGGGTGAGGAATTCATGTATGATGGCAAGCACGTATTGGTTATCTATGATGACCTTACAAAGCAAGCTGCAGCATACCGTGAACTTTCCCTACTATTAAAGCGTCCTCCAGGTCGTGAAGCATACCCTGGTGACGTATTCTACCTACACTCTCGTCTACTTGAGCGTGCAGCAAAACTTAGTGATGCAAAAGGCGCAGGATCCCTAACAGCTTTACCGTTCATCGAAACGCAAGCTGGTGACGTATCTGCCTACATCCCAACAAACGTTATTTCCATCACAGATGGACAAATTTTCTTACAATCAGACCTATTCTTCTCCGGTGTACGTCCTGCGATCAACGCTGGTCTTTCCGTATCCCGTGTAGGTGGATCTGCGCAAATCAAAGCGATGAAGAAGGTATCAGGTACATTACGTCTTGACCTAGCTTCTTACCGTGAGCTTGAAGCATTCGCACAGTTCGGTTCTGACCTAGATAAAGCAACACAAGCGAAACTTAACCGTGGAGCTCGTACAGTTGAAGTACTTAAGCAAGGCTTAAACAAGCCACTTAAAGTAGAAAAGCAAGTAGCAATTCTTTATGCCCTAACAAAAGGCTTCATCGACGACGTTCCTGTCCAAGATGTTACTCGTTTCGAAGACGAAATGCTTACTTGGTTAGAGCACAACCGCAAAGAGCTACTTGAAGAAATCCGTACAACAAAAGGCTTACCAAGCGACGAAGCAATGGCTGAAGCGATCAACGCATTCAAAAAGACTTTCGTAGCTACTGAAAAGTAA
- the atpE gene encoding F0F1 ATP synthase subunit C, with amino-acid sequence MGLIAAAVAIGLAALGAGIGNGLIVSRTVEGIARQPELKATLQTTMFIGVALVEAIPIIAVVIAFMVIGG; translated from the coding sequence ATGGGTCTTATAGCAGCAGCAGTTGCAATTGGTTTAGCAGCACTTGGAGCAGGTATTGGTAACGGTCTTATCGTAAGTCGTACAGTAGAAGGGATTGCTCGTCAACCTGAGCTTAAAGCTACTCTTCAAACAACAATGTTCATCGGGGTTGCACTAGTTGAGGCGATTCCTATCATCGCGGTTGTTATCGCGTTCATGGTAATCGGTGGCTAA
- a CDS encoding NADH-quinone oxidoreductase subunit A has protein sequence MILHNLYQNNYLIVVVFLALGVLLPVVALGIGRFLRPNKPTAAKQTTYESGIDPFHDSRVQFNVRYYIFALLFVIFDVETVFLYPWAVAYEKLGIFALIEMLIFVVLLLIGLIYAWKKKVLKWI, from the coding sequence ATCATTCTACATAACTTATATCAAAATAACTATCTAATTGTAGTGGTGTTTTTGGCGTTAGGGGTATTGCTGCCTGTTGTCGCTCTTGGAATTGGGCGGTTTTTGCGACCGAACAAACCAACAGCTGCCAAGCAGACAACTTATGAAAGTGGAATTGATCCTTTTCATGATTCGCGAGTTCAGTTTAATGTTCGTTATTACATATTTGCTCTATTATTTGTCATTTTCGATGTGGAAACCGTGTTCCTCTATCCATGGGCAGTGGCATACGAGAAGCTTGGTATTTTCGCATTAATTGAGATGTTGATATTCGTAGTATTATTACTTATCGGTCTAATTTACGCATGGAAGAAGAAGGTGTTGAAATGGATCTAA
- a CDS encoding F0F1 ATP synthase subunit gamma yields MASLRDIKTRITSTKKTSQITKAMQMVSASKLNRAEQNAKAFNPYMDKIQEVVASIALGSNDVSHPMLESRPVKRTGYIVISSDRGLAGAYNSNILRTVHQTVKKRHKSDDEYAVIAIGRIGRDYFRKRNVPVFSEITGLGDQVSFQDIKDIANRAVSMYADGTFDELYVYYNHFVSAISQEVTEKKLLPLTDIAPTTNKITSYEFEPSQEGILEVLLPQYAESLIYGALLDAKASEHAARMTAMQSATDNAKELIRSLTLSYNRARQAAITQEITEITAGASALE; encoded by the coding sequence TTGGCATCATTACGCGACATTAAAACGAGAATTACCTCGACAAAAAAGACAAGTCAAATCACAAAAGCCATGCAAATGGTTTCCGCATCCAAGCTAAACCGCGCGGAACAAAATGCTAAAGCTTTTAATCCTTATATGGATAAAATCCAAGAGGTTGTGGCAAGTATCGCCCTAGGAAGTAACGATGTATCGCATCCAATGCTAGAGAGCCGTCCGGTTAAACGTACAGGCTACATCGTCATCTCCTCAGACCGTGGTCTTGCAGGTGCCTATAACAGTAACATCTTACGTACGGTTCATCAGACAGTGAAAAAACGTCACAAATCTGATGATGAATACGCAGTAATTGCCATCGGTCGAATCGGCCGCGACTATTTCAGAAAGCGTAATGTTCCTGTTTTTTCTGAAATTACTGGTCTTGGCGATCAAGTATCCTTCCAGGACATCAAGGACATTGCAAACCGTGCAGTCAGCATGTACGCGGACGGAACGTTTGATGAGTTATACGTATATTACAACCACTTCGTAAGTGCAATTTCTCAAGAGGTAACAGAAAAGAAGCTGCTTCCTCTAACAGATATCGCACCAACAACAAATAAAATCACTTCCTATGAGTTCGAGCCTTCCCAGGAAGGAATCTTGGAAGTATTGCTACCACAGTACGCGGAAAGTCTTATCTACGGCGCATTACTAGACGCAAAAGCAAGTGAGCACGCTGCCCGTATGACAGCAATGCAAAGTGCAACAGACAACGCAAAAGAGCTTATCCGTTCACTTACACTTTCTTACAACCGTGCACGTCAAGCAGCAATCACACAAGAAATCACCGAGATTACAGCTGGAGCATCCGCACTTGAATAG
- a CDS encoding NADH-quinone oxidoreductase subunit B family protein, translating to MDLNLESISPEEMEELKQTVFLTTLEELKAWARSNSMWPMTFGLACCAIEMMGVGSSHYDLDRFGSFFRTSPRQSDCMIVSGTVTKKMAPVLKRLYDQMPEPKWVIAMGSCATAGGPYIKSYAVVKGVDQIVPVDVYIPGCPPNPAALIYGINKLREKIRYEAKTGKQVI from the coding sequence ATGGATCTAAATTTGGAGAGTATCTCACCAGAAGAAATGGAAGAGTTAAAGCAAACAGTCTTCCTCACCACATTGGAGGAACTAAAGGCTTGGGCACGCAGCAATTCCATGTGGCCAATGACGTTTGGTCTTGCTTGCTGTGCAATCGAAATGATGGGTGTGGGCTCCTCACATTACGACCTGGATCGTTTTGGGTCTTTTTTCCGTACCTCCCCACGCCAATCTGACTGTATGATCGTGTCTGGTACCGTTACAAAGAAAATGGCACCAGTCCTAAAGCGTTTGTATGATCAAATGCCTGAGCCGAAATGGGTCATTGCAATGGGATCCTGTGCAACTGCAGGTGGTCCGTACATCAAATCCTATGCCGTTGTAAAGGGAGTGGACCAGATTGTACCTGTAGATGTTTACATACCAGGGTGCCCACCTAACCCAGCGGCTCTTATTTATGGAATCAACAAGCTTCGTGAAAAAATTCGTTACGAGGCGAAGACAGGGAAGCAGGTGATCTAG
- a CDS encoding S8 family serine peptidase, with the protein MKNSKKFLVFLLAFALLFSTQQLEALATINKPSTNETLHKSRTTYPNRPPIPVNSDKEEQTVILIVEENMQETIKQKIATSYPSLKIKRTYTAVFSGFAIHGPLKDLEALQQEPGILEVSPVTNYSPTIDESVPFIGGAKMRGFYDESGNRLTGKGVKVGIIDTGIDYTHPDLKKNYRGGYDFVDEDDDPMETKRSQGMPTLHGTHVAGIIAANGHLHGVAPEAELIAYRVLGPGGHGSSEHVIAAIEMAIHDKVDVLNLSLGNTINGPDWPTSLALNKAVEKGVVAVTSSGNSGPNLWTVGSPGTSTKAISVGASTPPLHIPHLSPIFSKREIEMLPLQGSTKWDFSNKPIGVVYAGLGEDDDWKNKKVEGKIALIERGKIPFSEKARNAKKHGAVGVIIFNNLEGNFTGTLEAEMELPVVSVSREDGVYLQKHLKRSFSMVRTTFKWHKDDIASFSSRGPVTHTWEIKPDVVAPGVAIDSTIPNGYLALQGTSMAAPHVAGASAIIKQAHPDWTPEQVKAALMNTTKSLKKDDGDRYSVLEQGTGRIQLEEAVQTNSLIYPGTLNFGMFERKETRRQLKIPVMVENVSNRDVTYSFDQPAHAKGIQWKTPLSFTLGPKEKREVNVTLDITPKQQKAGNHEGEVIVHANSQKIRLSFLYIIEEPDYPRIMGFQFGYGDREGEYQYEVYLPEGAEELGIALYEAESLHFIKYLDWERDLPRGLYKKQISADKIQVKGLVKAVVFAKKRDKEDSVEADLYFD; encoded by the coding sequence GTGAAAAATAGCAAGAAATTTTTGGTATTCTTATTAGCTTTCGCGCTGCTTTTCAGCACACAGCAGCTAGAAGCACTAGCAACCATCAATAAACCGAGCACAAATGAAACGTTACATAAATCAAGGACAACCTATCCAAATCGGCCGCCAATTCCAGTCAATAGTGACAAGGAAGAGCAGACCGTTATTTTAATTGTGGAAGAAAATATGCAAGAGACCATCAAGCAAAAAATCGCTACTTCCTACCCTAGCCTAAAGATTAAACGGACCTACACCGCGGTTTTTTCTGGCTTTGCCATTCATGGACCACTCAAGGATTTAGAGGCGCTCCAGCAAGAACCAGGAATTTTGGAGGTCTCTCCAGTGACGAATTACTCACCAACCATTGATGAAAGTGTCCCCTTTATTGGCGGTGCGAAAATGCGTGGCTTTTATGACGAGAGTGGCAATCGACTCACTGGAAAAGGGGTGAAGGTTGGAATAATTGATACAGGAATCGACTACACCCATCCCGATCTGAAAAAAAACTACCGTGGTGGCTATGACTTCGTAGATGAGGACGACGACCCGATGGAAACAAAGCGCTCGCAAGGCATGCCGACGCTCCACGGTACCCATGTTGCCGGTATAATCGCAGCGAACGGACATCTTCACGGGGTAGCCCCTGAGGCAGAGCTGATTGCCTATCGCGTTCTTGGACCAGGGGGACATGGGTCAAGTGAGCATGTGATTGCGGCGATTGAGATGGCCATTCATGATAAGGTGGATGTCCTCAATCTTTCACTTGGGAACACCATCAATGGTCCAGACTGGCCAACAAGCTTGGCGCTAAATAAAGCAGTAGAAAAAGGGGTGGTGGCGGTAACCTCGAGCGGTAACTCTGGCCCTAATCTTTGGACAGTTGGCTCACCAGGGACCTCCACAAAAGCCATTTCAGTGGGAGCTTCCACCCCACCTTTGCATATTCCGCATCTTTCCCCCATTTTTTCAAAAAGAGAAATTGAAATGCTGCCACTGCAAGGTTCGACAAAATGGGATTTTTCCAACAAGCCGATAGGAGTGGTGTATGCGGGACTAGGGGAGGATGATGATTGGAAAAACAAAAAGGTCGAAGGGAAAATAGCCCTCATTGAGCGAGGAAAAATACCTTTTTCAGAAAAAGCCCGCAATGCAAAAAAACACGGTGCAGTAGGAGTCATCATTTTTAATAACCTAGAGGGGAATTTCACGGGAACGCTAGAGGCGGAAATGGAACTTCCTGTCGTATCGGTCTCGCGTGAGGACGGTGTCTATCTCCAAAAGCACTTAAAGCGTAGTTTTTCAATGGTGAGAACCACCTTTAAGTGGCATAAGGACGACATTGCTAGCTTTAGCTCGCGCGGTCCTGTCACACACACATGGGAAATCAAACCTGATGTCGTCGCACCCGGTGTCGCCATTGACAGCACGATTCCAAATGGTTATCTCGCTCTCCAAGGCACAAGCATGGCTGCTCCACACGTGGCAGGAGCGAGCGCAATCATCAAACAAGCGCACCCTGATTGGACTCCTGAACAAGTGAAGGCAGCACTTATGAACACGACCAAGTCATTGAAAAAAGACGATGGAGACCGCTACTCCGTACTGGAACAGGGAACAGGAAGAATTCAACTTGAGGAAGCCGTTCAAACCAACAGCCTCATCTACCCAGGAACCTTGAATTTTGGGATGTTTGAGCGGAAAGAAACAAGGCGACAGCTTAAGATTCCCGTAATGGTCGAAAACGTCTCAAACCGTGATGTCACCTACTCTTTTGATCAACCTGCACACGCAAAAGGAATCCAGTGGAAAACACCACTCAGCTTTACGTTAGGACCAAAAGAAAAGCGTGAAGTCAACGTCACGCTAGACATCACACCAAAACAGCAAAAAGCAGGCAATCATGAAGGAGAAGTGATCGTGCATGCTAACAGCCAAAAGATTAGGCTGTCCTTCCTCTATATAATAGAAGAACCTGATTACCCACGAATCATGGGCTTTCAGTTTGGCTACGGCGACCGAGAAGGCGAATACCAGTATGAGGTCTATCTGCCAGAAGGAGCGGAGGAGCTCGGCATCGCACTGTACGAAGCGGAGTCCCTACACTTCATCAAGTACCTGGACTGGGAACGTGACCTTCCGCGCGGACTTTATAAAAAACAAATCTCTGCTGACAAAATTCAAGTGAAGGGACTTGTGAAGGCAGTTGTGTTTGCAAAAAAGCGCGATAAAGAAGACTCTGTGGAAGCGGATTTGTATTTTGATTGA
- the atpF gene encoding F0F1 ATP synthase subunit B, whose translation MYSSKGVKALYSLDFLVLGAGKLTLGDAVFQLICFGILLYALRKVAWDKLVGMMKQREDHISNEISSAERSNEEAKSLVEQQKSLLKEARTEAQTLVESAKKVAEDQKADIIRAAQEESARLKEAARKEIVQEKEQAVVALREQVASLSVLIASKVIEKELNEKDQQKLIDDYVKQVGEVR comes from the coding sequence ATGTATTCCTCGAAGGGAGTGAAAGCATTGTATAGCTTAGATTTCTTAGTACTAGGTGCAGGAAAATTAACGCTTGGAGACGCAGTTTTCCAGTTAATTTGTTTCGGTATTTTATTATACGCTCTTAGAAAAGTTGCTTGGGATAAGCTTGTTGGCATGATGAAGCAACGTGAAGATCATATCTCAAACGAAATCTCCTCAGCAGAACGCAGCAACGAAGAAGCGAAATCGCTTGTTGAACAGCAAAAATCGCTTTTAAAGGAAGCTCGTACGGAAGCACAAACTCTTGTAGAGAGCGCGAAGAAAGTTGCAGAAGATCAAAAAGCAGACATCATCCGTGCTGCGCAAGAAGAATCTGCACGCCTGAAAGAAGCGGCAAGAAAAGAAATCGTACAAGAGAAGGAGCAAGCTGTTGTTGCATTGCGCGAGCAAGTGGCTTCCTTATCTGTATTGATTGCTTCTAAAGTAATCGAAAAAGAACTAAACGAAAAAGATCAGCAAAAGCTTATCGATGACTATGTGAAACAGGTAGGCGAAGTGCGATGA
- the atpB gene encoding F0F1 ATP synthase subunit A, producing the protein MGHSAPIKTLDLFGFDLHFNLSNILMTVITCVIVFLIAFLCTRTLALRPTGAQNFLEWLVDFVKGIINSTMDWQTGGRFLALGLTIMMYVFVANMLGLPFAIILGDDHTLWWKSPTADPVITLSLAAMVVVLTHYYGIKMKGFKEYGKDFFKPMAFLFPLKIIEEFANTLTLGLRLYGNIFAGEILLGLLAGLAINGYEMGLFSGIVGTLIAIIPMLVWQAFSIFIGSIQAFIFTMLTMVYMAHKVSHDH; encoded by the coding sequence TTGGGTCACAGTGCTCCAATAAAGACGCTTGATTTGTTTGGTTTTGACCTACATTTCAATTTGTCCAATATTTTAATGACTGTTATTACTTGCGTGATTGTGTTTCTAATTGCATTTTTGTGCACAAGAACGTTGGCATTAAGACCTACCGGTGCCCAGAACTTTTTGGAATGGTTGGTCGACTTTGTAAAAGGTATCATCAACAGTACCATGGATTGGCAAACAGGAGGCAGATTCCTTGCATTAGGTCTTACGATCATGATGTATGTGTTTGTTGCCAATATGCTAGGGTTGCCATTTGCAATCATCCTAGGTGACGATCACACATTGTGGTGGAAATCGCCAACAGCAGATCCTGTAATTACGCTTAGTCTTGCGGCAATGGTGGTTGTTTTAACTCACTATTACGGGATTAAGATGAAAGGCTTTAAGGAATATGGGAAGGACTTCTTCAAACCGATGGCGTTCCTTTTCCCGCTTAAGATTATTGAGGAATTTGCTAACACTTTAACGCTTGGTCTACGTTTGTACGGGAACATCTTTGCAGGGGAAATTCTGCTCGGATTACTCGCAGGACTAGCCATTAATGGATATGAAATGGGACTCTTCTCAGGAATTGTCGGTACATTGATTGCCATCATACCAATGTTAGTTTGGCAAGCATTTAGTATTTTCATTGGAAGTATCCAAGCATTTATCTTTACCATGTTAACGATGGTTTATATGGCACACAAAGTGAGTCATGACCATTAA
- a CDS encoding F0F1 ATP synthase subunit epsilon, whose protein sequence is MKTLKVSVVTPDGPVYESDVDMVVAKAQSGELGVLPGHIPMVAPLQIGAVRMKKGDKTDRVAVNGGFLEVRPDKVTILAQTAEAADDIDLTRAEEAKKRAEQRLQSKQDDIDYRRAEFALQRAINRINVAKRG, encoded by the coding sequence ATGAAGACATTAAAAGTCAGCGTAGTTACTCCTGATGGCCCGGTTTACGAATCAGACGTAGATATGGTAGTTGCCAAAGCTCAAAGCGGTGAGCTTGGGGTCCTACCTGGACATATTCCTATGGTTGCTCCACTTCAAATCGGCGCAGTTCGCATGAAAAAAGGCGACAAAACCGACCGCGTGGCAGTAAACGGAGGCTTCCTCGAAGTGCGTCCTGATAAAGTAACGATCCTTGCCCAAACTGCAGAAGCAGCGGACGACATCGATCTTACTCGTGCAGAAGAAGCAAAAAAACGCGCGGAACAACGTCTTCAGTCCAAACAGGACGACATCGACTACCGCCGTGCCGAGTTTGCCCTTCAACGCGCAATCAACCGCATCAACGTAGCCAAAAGAGGGTAA